A window from Candidatus Melainabacteria bacterium encodes these proteins:
- a CDS encoding phosphodiester glycosidase family protein, producing the protein MKSAKQFMVMVISAAACVAASISTTARADETKNVESISSWKDLSPSPRLGKRDGLKYFEFKTKNGSNVFLLAVDLSSKKLRIEPVVNSPTAATTATTNRIHALAGVNGAFFNLSNGESTSYITVSGEQICDPTKNKALTENPKLKPFLDTIYKRSELRMLKDKSGAVQLSIAPHFVPLPQGLKILHAIQAGPRLLPRMTEREEAFVRTESDGKVVDSIGVYKPAARTAIGITKDRRYALIICVASKRQDEFSSGLTLPELAALLVKLGCTEALNLDGGTSTTMAVRLGDDVDAHMVCGRDPETLVKSTLSVFAD; encoded by the coding sequence ATGAAGTCAGCAAAACAATTTATGGTCATGGTGATAAGCGCAGCCGCTTGCGTTGCGGCGTCAATCTCAACTACTGCTCGGGCTGATGAGACTAAGAATGTGGAAAGTATTTCAAGCTGGAAAGATCTCTCACCGTCACCTCGTCTCGGTAAGCGAGATGGCTTGAAGTATTTCGAATTTAAAACCAAAAACGGCAGTAACGTTTTCCTGTTGGCTGTGGATTTGAGCAGTAAGAAACTGCGTATTGAACCTGTTGTGAATAGTCCAACTGCTGCCACAACCGCGACTACCAATCGGATTCATGCTTTAGCCGGTGTCAACGGTGCGTTTTTCAATTTGAGTAATGGTGAGAGCACGAGCTACATCACAGTGTCCGGCGAGCAGATCTGCGACCCGACAAAGAACAAGGCTCTGACTGAAAATCCTAAACTGAAGCCTTTTCTGGACACCATTTATAAGCGCAGCGAATTGCGCATGCTCAAAGACAAGTCCGGCGCAGTACAACTAAGCATCGCGCCGCACTTTGTTCCGCTACCGCAGGGGCTGAAGATCTTGCATGCGATACAAGCCGGTCCGCGCCTTTTGCCGAGGATGACGGAAAGAGAAGAAGCCTTCGTTCGGACTGAGTCAGATGGGAAAGTCGTCGATTCGATCGGTGTCTATAAGCCGGCTGCTCGCACCGCTATTGGTATCACTAAAGACAGGCGATATGCGCTCATCATCTGTGTTGCAAGCAAACGTCAAGACGAGTTCTCATCGGGTCTGACGTTGCCCGAGCTGGCGGCATTGCTTGTAAAGCTAGGCTGCACCGAAGCGCTCAACCTGGACGGTGGCACGTCAACAACCATGGCTGTCAGATTGGGCGACGATGTTGACGCCCATATGGTGTGCGGACGCGATCCAGAGACGCTCGTTAAGTCAACGTTGTCCGTATTCGCAGATTAG